The Oncorhynchus nerka isolate Pitt River linkage group LG24, Oner_Uvic_2.0, whole genome shotgun sequence genome has a window encoding:
- the LOC115108178 gene encoding ras-related protein Rab-3A, producing the protein MASATATYGQKESSDQNFDYMFKILIIGNSSVGKTSFLFRYADDSFTPAFVSTVGIDFKVKTIYRNDKRIKLQIWDTAGQERYRTITTAYYRGAMGFILMYDITNEESFNAVQDWSTQIKTYSWDNAQVLLVGNKCDMEDERVVAGDRGRQLSEHMGFEFFEASAKDNINVKQTFERLVDIICEKMSESLDAADPAVTGAKQGPQLTEQPAPPHQDCAC; encoded by the exons ATGGCGTCAGCTACAGCTACCTATGGACAGAAGGAGTCCTCAGACCAGAACTTTGACTACATGTTCAAGATCCTCATcattggaaacagcagcgtgggCAAGACCAGCTTCCTGTTCCGCTACGCAGACGACTCTTTTACGCCAGCCTTCGTCAGCACGGTGGGCATTGACTTCAAGGTGAAGACCATCTACAGGAACGACAAGAGGATCAAGTTACAGATCTGG GATACGGCAGGGCAGGAGAGGTACAGGACTATCACCACGGCTTACTACCGCGGTGCCATGGGCTTCATCCTCATGTATGACATCACCAATGAGGAGTCCTTTAATGCTGTGCAGGACTG GTCGACCCAGATTAAGACGTACTCGTGGGACAACGCCCAGGTCCTGCTAGTAGGCAACAAGTGTGACATGGAGGACGAGAGGGTGGTGGCAGGAGACAGGGGCAGGCAGCTTTCTGAACACATGG GGTTCGAGTTCTTTGAGGCCAGTGCCAAAGATAACATCAATGTGAAACAGACGTTTGAGCGGTTGGTGGACATAATCTGCGAAAAGATGTCTGAGAGCTTGGATGCCGCTGACCCGGCAGTTACAGGGGCTAAACAGGGGCCCCAGCTCACCGAGCAGCCTGCACCCCCCCACCAGGACTGTGCATGCTAA